A region of Pseudomonas putida DNA encodes the following proteins:
- the tagD gene encoding glycerol-3-phosphate cytidylyltransferase: MTYGTFDVLHAGHIHLLARARALGDRLVVGLSTDEFNALKHKSSLLDYRNRRIVLEAVQYVDEVFPESTWEQKIEDVRRYGADVFVMGDDWAGQFDYLATACDVVYLPRTKDISSTLIRDELKRRVG; encoded by the coding sequence ATCACATATGGAACGTTTGACGTCCTGCACGCCGGTCATATTCATCTATTGGCGCGGGCCAGAGCGTTGGGCGATCGTTTGGTTGTGGGGCTGTCCACTGACGAGTTTAATGCGCTGAAGCATAAAAGTTCGCTGTTGGACTACCGCAATCGGCGGATCGTGCTGGAGGCAGTGCAGTACGTCGATGAGGTTTTTCCAGAGAGCACGTGGGAACAAAAAATTGAAGATGTCCGGCGTTACGGCGCTGATGTATTTGTTATGGGAGATGATTGGGCCGGTCAGTTTGATTACCTCGCCACGGCGTGCGACGTGGTGTATTTGCCGAGGACCAAGGATATTTCATCAACGTTGATTCGCGATGAGCTAAAACGGCGGGTAGGCTGA
- a CDS encoding STAS domain-containing protein: MAVETVFSQDGKKLTIKIKGRFDFGKHQEFRDAYERQPDRPDSVVVDLKDTTYLDSSALGMLLLLRDHAGGDDSDVRVVHASSDVRKILAISNFEKLFDIS, translated from the coding sequence ATGGCAGTCGAGACTGTTTTTTCGCAGGACGGGAAAAAGCTCACGATCAAGATCAAGGGGCGCTTCGATTTCGGCAAGCATCAGGAGTTTCGCGACGCCTACGAGCGCCAGCCTGATCGGCCGGACTCGGTGGTGGTCGATCTGAAAGACACCACCTACCTCGATAGCTCCGCGCTCGGCATGCTGCTGTTGCTGCGCGATCACGCGGGCGGCGACGACTCGGATGTGCGCGTGGTGCATGCCAGCTCCGATGTGCGCAAGATCCTCGCCATCTCCAATTTCGAAAAACTGTTCGATATCAGTTGA
- a CDS encoding fused response regulator/phosphatase gives MAAEQALTVLVAEDGAADRLLLAQIVRRQGHQVFTAENGEQAVALFVERRPQLVLLDALMPVMDGFEAARQIKALAGEALVPIIFLTSLNEEDALVRCLEAGGDDFMAKPYSAVILAAKIRAMGRLRRLQATVLAQRDEITRHHHHLLNEQRVAKAVFDKVAHAGCLAAPNIRYLQSPYALFNGDLLLAAFTPSGDMQVLLGDFTGHGLPAAVGAMPLAEVFYGMTAKGYGLAQTLREMNAKLKRILPVDMFCCALMLNLSVQRGSVEVWNGGMPDGYRLSAGGGVLSTLASRHLPLGILAPERFDDSTEVLPLAAGERLLLLSDGVLDTADDQERLFGVERLHEVLADNRDPACLFDEVMLALERFGGRPRDDISLCDIRMFTADERVPAPMIYAESGRPSPLDWSLGFELRSESLKRFNPVPYLVQLLQEIHPLQSRTGNLHSVLSELYSNALEHGVLGLNSRLKRDVQGFADYYRERARRLGELADGFVRIDLKVEPLAEGGRLMIEVRDSGAGFDVQRVLSRPSREHGLSGRGLNLVQRLCSDAQWCEGGRCARVEFVW, from the coding sequence ATGGCTGCCGAACAGGCATTGACCGTGCTGGTCGCTGAAGACGGGGCGGCAGACCGCTTGCTGCTGGCGCAGATCGTCCGGCGCCAGGGCCATCAGGTGTTCACGGCGGAAAATGGCGAGCAAGCGGTGGCGCTCTTTGTCGAGCGCCGCCCGCAACTGGTGCTGCTCGATGCGTTGATGCCGGTCATGGACGGTTTCGAAGCGGCCCGGCAGATCAAGGCCCTGGCCGGCGAGGCGCTGGTGCCAATCATTTTCCTGACCTCGCTGAACGAAGAAGATGCGCTGGTGCGCTGCCTGGAAGCGGGCGGCGATGACTTCATGGCCAAGCCGTACAGTGCGGTGATCCTCGCCGCCAAGATACGCGCCATGGGCCGCCTGCGCCGGTTGCAGGCCACCGTGCTCGCCCAGCGCGACGAGATCACCCGCCACCATCACCACCTGCTTAACGAGCAACGGGTGGCCAAGGCGGTATTCGACAAGGTGGCCCATGCCGGTTGCCTGGCCGCGCCCAATATCCGCTATCTGCAATCGCCCTACGCATTGTTCAACGGTGACCTGCTGCTGGCAGCGTTCACGCCCTCCGGGGACATGCAGGTGCTGCTGGGGGATTTCACCGGCCACGGCCTGCCTGCCGCCGTCGGCGCCATGCCCCTGGCCGAAGTGTTCTACGGCATGACGGCCAAAGGCTATGGCCTGGCGCAGACCCTGCGCGAGATGAACGCCAAGCTCAAGCGCATCCTCCCGGTGGATATGTTCTGTTGTGCCTTGATGCTCAACCTGAGCGTGCAGCGGGGTTCGGTGGAGGTATGGAACGGCGGCATGCCCGACGGCTATCGCTTGTCGGCGGGCGGCGGGGTGCTGTCGACGCTTGCCTCGCGCCATCTGCCGCTGGGCATTCTTGCCCCCGAGCGCTTCGATGACAGCACCGAAGTGCTGCCGCTGGCGGCGGGCGAGCGCTTGTTGCTGTTGTCGGACGGGGTGCTCGACACCGCCGATGATCAGGAGCGCTTGTTCGGAGTCGAGCGCCTGCATGAGGTGTTGGCCGACAACCGTGACCCGGCGTGCCTGTTCGACGAGGTGATGCTGGCCTTGGAGCGTTTCGGCGGGCGCCCTCGGGATGACATCAGCCTGTGTGACATCCGCATGTTCACGGCTGATGAGCGGGTGCCGGCGCCAATGATCTACGCTGAAAGCGGCCGCCCCAGCCCGCTGGATTGGTCGCTCGGTTTCGAGCTGCGCAGCGAAAGCCTGAAGCGGTTCAATCCGGTGCCGTACCTGGTGCAGTTGTTGCAGGAGATTCACCCACTGCAGTCGCGTACCGGCAATCTGCACAGCGTGCTCAGCGAGCTGTATTCCAATGCCCTGGAGCATGGCGTGCTGGGCCTGAATTCGCGGCTCAAGCGTGATGTCCAGGGCTTTGCCGACTACTACCGGGAGCGTGCCCGGCGCTTGGGCGAATTGGCCGACGGCTTCGTGCGTATCGACCTCAAGGTGGAACCCCTTGCCGAAGGCGGGCGTCTGATGATCGAGGTGCGGGACAGCGGTGCAGGGTTCGATGTACAGCGCGTACTGTCGCGGCCATCCCGGGAGCACGGCTTGAGTGGCCGTGGTTTGAACCTGGTACAGCGGCTCTGCAGCGACGCCCAGTGGTGCGAGGGTGGTCGCTGTGCGCGGGTCGAGTTCGTGTGGTGA
- a CDS encoding Hpt domain-containing protein has protein sequence MTEIHIDHKVLSDLREVMEDGYLHLVQTFLDDSERRLSELHAAKSADELGSAAHSFKGSSSNMGAVALAALCQQLEDRVRQPPLYGIEDLINRIDKEYVEVRRFYRGEGQGISAG, from the coding sequence GTGACAGAGATTCATATCGACCACAAGGTGCTCAGTGATCTGCGTGAGGTCATGGAGGATGGCTACCTGCACCTGGTGCAGACGTTCCTGGACGACTCCGAGCGGCGCCTGAGCGAGTTGCACGCCGCCAAGAGTGCTGATGAACTGGGCTCGGCGGCCCACAGTTTCAAGGGCAGTAGCAGCAACATGGGGGCTGTCGCCTTGGCCGCCCTGTGCCAGCAACTCGAAGACCGCGTACGGCAGCCACCCTTGTATGGCATCGAGGACCTGATCAACCGCATCGACAAGGAGTATGTGGAGGTTCGGCGCTTCTACCGCGGCGAGGGGCAAGGTATCTCGGCTGGCTGA
- a CDS encoding flagellar hook-length control protein FliK encodes MPVAPNPLLQPSAVGKSSRATGSIADKPLQAQGDAGGGFGQVMAKQQAFGHDDKVAQAKPKDKPEVAHGGKKHAADKPSVADDGNKLPAEDQAPAANDTGLRDASLVAGQVTDAQPGAQLIQAQAEAVAPVLQAATAQSQALAELPEEPLAAEAFDPDADPLANLPTLRLALEQSAQAKGTTSAHAVDPSQVQGDEGRAAVNTLANLIDNAEGDAGEPGDKAFGALLEDGLKDTKSASSDTRIDDFADRLASLTQAATAKTANAVPASTSPLHQPLPMNQSAWTEGLVNRVMYLSSQNLKSADIQLEPAELGRLDIRVNVATDQSTQVTFISGHAGVRDALDSQVHRLRELFAQQGLAQPDVNVADQSRGQQHQHAQEQGSNLSGVAARQQAGQGGAEQVDSARPVEQQVVIGDSVVDYYA; translated from the coding sequence ATGCCTGTCGCACCCAATCCTTTGTTGCAACCAAGCGCCGTAGGCAAATCGTCGCGAGCAACCGGCTCGATTGCCGACAAGCCGTTGCAGGCGCAGGGCGACGCGGGCGGCGGCTTCGGCCAGGTCATGGCCAAGCAGCAAGCGTTCGGGCACGACGACAAGGTCGCCCAGGCCAAGCCCAAGGATAAACCTGAGGTGGCACACGGCGGCAAGAAACACGCTGCCGACAAGCCGTCGGTTGCCGATGACGGCAACAAATTGCCAGCCGAAGATCAGGCGCCAGCCGCAAACGACACGGGGTTGCGTGATGCCAGCCTGGTGGCCGGCCAGGTCACTGATGCGCAACCTGGGGCGCAATTGATTCAAGCCCAGGCCGAGGCGGTGGCGCCGGTGCTGCAGGCTGCCACGGCACAATCGCAGGCGCTTGCCGAGCTGCCTGAGGAGCCACTCGCTGCAGAGGCCTTCGACCCCGACGCCGACCCCTTGGCTAACCTGCCGACCTTGCGCCTGGCCCTGGAGCAGAGCGCTCAGGCCAAGGGCACCACCTCGGCACACGCCGTGGACCCTTCGCAGGTCCAGGGCGACGAGGGGCGGGCAGCCGTCAATACCTTGGCGAATCTGATCGACAATGCCGAGGGTGACGCGGGTGAGCCCGGCGACAAGGCGTTCGGCGCGCTGCTCGAAGATGGCTTGAAAGACACCAAGAGCGCCAGCAGCGACACGCGCATCGACGATTTCGCCGATCGACTGGCTAGCCTGACCCAGGCCGCCACGGCCAAGACCGCCAATGCCGTGCCAGCGAGTACCAGCCCCTTGCACCAGCCATTGCCGATGAACCAGAGCGCCTGGACCGAGGGCTTGGTCAATCGGGTCATGTACCTGTCCAGCCAGAATCTCAAGTCGGCGGATATCCAGCTGGAGCCAGCAGAGCTGGGGCGGTTGGACATCCGCGTCAATGTTGCGACGGACCAGTCGACCCAGGTGACGTTCATCAGCGGCCACGCCGGTGTGCGTGACGCCCTCGACAGCCAGGTGCACCGCCTGCGCGAGTTGTTTGCCCAGCAGGGGCTAGCGCAGCCTGACGTCAACGTTGCTGACCAGTCGCGTGGGCAGCAGCACCAGCACGCGCAGGAGCAGGGCAGCAATCTCTCGGGCGTTGCAGCGCGGCAGCAGGCCGGGCAGGGCGGCGCCGAGCAGGTCGACAGTGCAAGACCGGTTGAGCAGCAGGTGGTGATTGGCGACAGTGTGGTCGATTACTACGCGTGA
- the fliL gene encoding flagellar basal body-associated protein FliL produces MANTEAVKDPATNGKLKLILLLVLGLVLAIGLSVGATWFIMHKSEPAPATDPAAANVKPAAIYEVLTPAFVVNFNQNGRQRYMQLSVTLQGRSQADLDALKVHMPVIRNNLVMMFSGQGFDTLAASPVGQEMLRQKATAVVQEVAQKEVGKPVIDQLLFTNFVLQ; encoded by the coding sequence ATGGCGAATACCGAAGCAGTAAAAGACCCCGCCACAAATGGCAAACTCAAGCTGATCCTGCTGTTGGTGCTGGGCCTGGTGCTGGCAATCGGCCTGTCGGTGGGCGCTACCTGGTTCATCATGCACAAGAGCGAGCCTGCGCCGGCCACCGACCCGGCAGCTGCCAACGTCAAGCCTGCAGCCATCTACGAGGTGCTCACCCCGGCCTTCGTGGTCAACTTCAACCAGAACGGCCGCCAGCGCTACATGCAGTTGAGCGTCACCCTGCAAGGTCGCAGCCAGGCTGATCTGGATGCCCTCAAGGTGCACATGCCGGTGATTCGCAACAACCTGGTGATGATGTTCTCTGGGCAAGGCTTCGACACCCTGGCCGCCAGCCCGGTCGGGCAGGAGATGCTGCGTCAGAAAGCCACCGCCGTGGTCCAGGAAGTCGCCCAGAAGGAAGTCGGCAAGCCGGTCATCGACCAGTTGCTGTTCACCAATTTCGTATTGCAGTAG
- the fliM gene encoding flagellar motor switch protein FliM, giving the protein MAVQDLLSQDEIDALLHGVDDGLVQTESASEPGSIKSYDLTSQDRIVRGRMPTLEMINERFARYTRISMFNLLRRSADVAVGGVQVMKFGEYVHSLYVPTSLNLVKIKPLRGTSLFILDAKLVFKLVDNFFGGDGRHAKIEGREFTPTELRVVRMVLDQCFVDLKEAWQAIMPVNFEYMNSEVNPAMANIVGPSEAVVVSTFHIELDGGGGDLHVTMPYSMIEPVREMLDAGFQSDLDDQDERWVKALREDVLDVAVPLTATVARRQLKLRDILHMQPGDVIPVELPEHLVLRANGVPSFKARLGSHKGNLALQIIDPIERR; this is encoded by the coding sequence ATGGCCGTACAGGACCTGCTGTCCCAGGATGAAATCGATGCGCTGTTGCACGGTGTCGACGATGGTCTGGTGCAGACCGAAAGCGCTTCCGAGCCAGGCAGTATCAAAAGCTACGACCTGACCAGCCAGGATCGAATCGTCCGCGGTCGCATGCCGACCCTGGAAATGATCAACGAACGCTTTGCCCGCTATACCCGCATCAGCATGTTCAACCTGTTGCGCCGCTCCGCCGACGTGGCGGTGGGCGGCGTGCAGGTGATGAAGTTTGGCGAATACGTGCATTCGCTGTATGTGCCGACCAGCCTCAACCTGGTCAAGATCAAGCCGCTGCGCGGCACGTCGCTGTTCATCCTCGACGCCAAGCTGGTGTTCAAGCTGGTGGACAACTTCTTCGGCGGTGATGGCCGTCACGCCAAGATCGAGGGCCGCGAGTTCACCCCGACCGAGTTGCGCGTGGTGCGCATGGTCCTCGACCAGTGCTTCGTCGACCTCAAGGAGGCCTGGCAGGCCATCATGCCGGTCAACTTCGAGTACATGAACTCTGAGGTCAACCCGGCCATGGCCAACATCGTCGGCCCCAGCGAGGCGGTGGTGGTGTCGACCTTCCACATCGAGCTGGACGGCGGTGGCGGCGACCTGCACGTGACCATGCCGTACTCGATGATCGAGCCAGTGCGCGAAATGCTCGACGCGGGCTTCCAGTCCGACCTGGACGACCAGGACGAGCGCTGGGTCAAGGCCCTGCGCGAGGACGTGCTGGACGTCGCCGTGCCACTGACCGCCACCGTCGCCCGCCGCCAGCTGAAGCTGCGCGACATCCTGCACATGCAGCCTGGCGATGTGATCCCGGTGGAGCTGCCCGAGCACCTGGTGCTGCGCGCTAACGGCGTGCCGTCGTTCAAGGCGCGCCTGGGTTCGCACAAGGGCAACCTGGCGCTGCAGATCATCGACCCGATCGAACGCCGCTGA
- the fliN gene encoding flagellar motor switch protein FliN: MANENEITSPEDQALADEWAAALEETGDAGQADIDALLGGDAGNSGAGRLPMEEFASSPRPNENVSLEGPNLDVILDIPVNISMEVGSTEINIRNLLQLNQGSVIELDRLAGEPLDVLVNGTLIAHGEVVVVNEKFGIRLTDVISPSERIKKLR; this comes from the coding sequence ATGGCTAACGAAAACGAGATCACCTCCCCAGAGGACCAGGCCCTGGCCGACGAATGGGCCGCGGCGCTGGAAGAAACCGGTGATGCCGGCCAGGCCGATATCGATGCGCTGCTGGGTGGCGACGCCGGCAACAGCGGTGCGGGCCGCCTGCCGATGGAAGAGTTCGCCAGCTCGCCGCGGCCGAACGAGAACGTCAGCCTCGAAGGCCCAAACCTGGACGTGATCCTGGATATTCCGGTGAACATTTCCATGGAAGTGGGCAGCACCGAGATCAATATCCGCAACTTGCTGCAGCTGAACCAGGGTTCGGTGATCGAGCTTGATCGCCTGGCTGGCGAGCCGCTCGACGTGCTGGTCAACGGCACGCTGATCGCCCATGGCGAAGTGGTGGTGGTCAACGAGAAGTTCGGCATCCGCCTAACCGACGTGATCAGCCCCAGCGAACGTATCAAGAAGCTGCGCTGA
- the fliO gene encoding flagellar biosynthetic protein FliO, producing MRAGAAVAGLFASQLAFAAASPTASTAAAPGSLGGQLAQMVFGLLLVVGLIFFLAWLLRRMQGAAVKGGQVIEIVGSRAIGPRDRLLLVQVGKEQILIGHTPGSIEALHVLAEPVEVPAAARQAAPEFAQRLMELMGKDQKDKK from the coding sequence ATGCGCGCCGGCGCCGCCGTTGCCGGGCTGTTCGCCAGCCAGTTGGCTTTCGCGGCGGCAAGCCCCACGGCGAGCACTGCCGCCGCACCCGGCAGCCTGGGTGGGCAGCTGGCGCAGATGGTCTTTGGCCTGCTGTTGGTGGTTGGCCTGATCTTCTTCCTGGCCTGGTTGTTGCGCCGTATGCAGGGCGCGGCGGTCAAGGGCGGGCAGGTGATCGAGATCGTCGGCAGCCGGGCCATCGGCCCGCGTGACCGGCTGTTGCTGGTGCAGGTCGGCAAGGAGCAGATCCTGATCGGCCACACCCCAGGCAGCATCGAGGCCCTGCATGTGCTGGCCGAACCCGTCGAAGTGCCCGCTGCTGCCCGTCAGGCGGCGCCGGAGTTTGCCCAGCGGCTGATGGAGCTGATGGGCAAGGATCAGAAGGACAAGAAGTGA
- the fliP gene encoding flagellar type III secretion system pore protein FliP (The bacterial flagellar biogenesis protein FliP forms a type III secretion system (T3SS)-type pore required for flagellar assembly.) — MTGVLRMMLTLALLLAAPLALAADPLSIPAITLSNGADGQQEYSVSLQILLIMTALSFIPAFVVLMTSFTRIIIVFSILRQALGLQQTPSNQILTGMALFLTMFIMAPVFDRVNRDALQPYLKEQMTAQQAIDKAQVPLKDFMLAQTRQSDLDLFMRLSKRTDIAGPDQVPLTILVPAFVTSELKTAFQIGFMIFIPFLIIDMVVASVLMAMGMMMLSPLIISLPFKIMLFVLVDGWALIMGTLASSFGGV, encoded by the coding sequence ATGACCGGCGTGCTGCGCATGATGTTGACCTTGGCGCTGCTGCTGGCCGCGCCGTTGGCCCTGGCCGCCGACCCGCTGTCGATCCCGGCCATTACCCTGTCCAATGGGGCGGACGGGCAACAGGAGTATTCGGTCAGCCTGCAGATCCTGCTGATCATGACGGCGCTGAGCTTCATCCCGGCGTTCGTGGTCCTGATGACCAGCTTCACCCGCATCATCATCGTGTTCTCGATTTTGCGTCAGGCCCTGGGCCTGCAACAGACGCCTTCGAACCAGATTCTGACCGGCATGGCGCTGTTTTTGACGATGTTCATCATGGCCCCGGTGTTCGACCGGGTGAACCGGGATGCGCTGCAGCCGTACCTGAAGGAGCAGATGACCGCCCAGCAGGCCATCGACAAGGCCCAGGTGCCGCTCAAGGACTTCATGCTGGCGCAGACCCGGCAGAGCGACCTGGACCTGTTCATGCGTTTGTCCAAGCGCACCGACATCGCAGGCCCCGACCAGGTACCGCTGACCATCCTGGTGCCGGCCTTTGTCACCTCCGAGCTCAAGACCGCGTTCCAGATTGGTTTCATGATCTTCATCCCCTTTCTGATCATCGACATGGTGGTCGCCAGCGTGCTGATGGCCATGGGTATGATGATGCTGTCACCGCTGATCATCTCGCTGCCGTTCAAGATCATGCTGTTCGTTCTGGTTGATGGCTGGGCGCTGATCATGGGCACACTGGCCAGTAGTTTCGGCGGCGTCTGA
- the fliQ gene encoding flagellar biosynthesis protein FliQ, which produces MTPEVAVDLFRDALWLTTLMVAILVVPSLLVGLMVAMFQAATQINEQTLSFLPRLLVMLVTLIVAGPWLVQKFMEYITTLYTSIPQLIG; this is translated from the coding sequence ATGACCCCTGAAGTTGCTGTCGACCTGTTCCGCGATGCCCTCTGGCTGACCACGCTGATGGTCGCCATCCTGGTGGTGCCGAGCCTGCTGGTGGGCTTGATGGTGGCGATGTTCCAGGCCGCCACGCAGATCAACGAACAGACCCTGAGCTTTCTGCCGCGTCTGTTGGTGATGCTGGTCACGCTGATCGTCGCCGGGCCTTGGTTGGTGCAAAAGTTCATGGAGTACATCACCACCCTCTACACCAGCATCCCGCAGCTGATCGGTTGA
- the fliR gene encoding flagellar biosynthetic protein FliR — MLELTNAQIGTWVATFILPLFRVTAVLMTMPIFGTRMLPARVRLYVAVAITVVIVPALPPLPEFEPLSLQGLLLCGEQVIVGALFGFSLQLLFQAFVIAGQIVAVQMGMAFASMVDPANGVNVAVVSQFMTMLVSVLFLLMNGHLVVFEVLTESFTTLPVGNALMVNQFWEMVGRLSWVFGAGLLLVLPVIAALLVVNIAFGVMTRAAPQLNIFSIGFPLTLVMGMGIFWVGLADILPHYQALASDALQWLRELARAR, encoded by the coding sequence ATGCTGGAGCTGACCAACGCACAGATTGGCACCTGGGTCGCCACCTTCATTCTGCCGTTGTTCCGGGTGACGGCGGTGCTGATGACCATGCCGATCTTCGGCACGCGCATGCTGCCGGCACGGGTGCGCCTGTACGTGGCGGTGGCCATCACCGTCGTGATCGTCCCGGCGCTGCCGCCCTTGCCCGAGTTCGAACCGTTGAGCCTGCAGGGCCTGTTGTTGTGTGGCGAGCAGGTCATCGTCGGCGCGTTGTTCGGTTTCTCGTTGCAGTTGCTGTTCCAGGCCTTCGTCATCGCCGGCCAGATTGTCGCGGTTCAGATGGGCATGGCCTTCGCTTCGATGGTCGACCCGGCCAACGGCGTCAACGTCGCGGTGGTCAGCCAGTTCATGACCATGTTGGTCAGTGTGCTGTTTTTGCTGATGAACGGGCATTTGGTAGTGTTCGAGGTGCTGACCGAGAGCTTCACCACCTTGCCGGTGGGCAATGCGCTGATGGTCAACCAGTTCTGGGAAATGGTCGGGCGCCTGAGTTGGGTGTTCGGTGCTGGGCTGTTGCTGGTCTTGCCAGTGATAGCGGCGTTGTTGGTGGTGAACATCGCCTTTGGCGTGATGACGCGCGCGGCGCCACAGTTGAACATCTTCTCCATTGGTTTCCCGCTGACCCTGGTCATGGGTATGGGGATTTTCTGGGTCGGCCTGGCCGATATTCTTCCCCATTACCAGGCATTGGCTAGCGACGCGCTGCAATGGTTGCGTGAACTGGCAAGGGCGCGCTGA
- the flhB gene encoding flagellar biosynthesis protein FlhB — protein MAESESGQDKTEDPTEKRKRSAREKGEIARSKELNTVAVTLAGAGGLLMFGGYLAETLLSVMRMNFSLTRDMIVDERAMGAFLLASGKMAIWAVQPVLILLFVISFVAPIMLGGFLFSGSLLQPKFSRMNPLSGIKRMFSMHALTELLKALAKFFVILIVAVVVLVGDRQALLSIANEPLEQAIIHSVQVVGWSALWMSAGLLLIAAADVPFQLWQTHKKMKMTKQEVRDEYKDSEGKPEVKQRIRQLQREASQRRMMAAVPQADVIITNPTHYAVALQYDPEKGGVAPLLLAKGTDFIALKIREIGVEHKIQILESPALARAIYYSTELEQEIPAGLYLAVAQVLAYVFQIRQYRSGKGKRPEPLKDDLPIPPDLRRDS, from the coding sequence ATGGCTGAAAGCGAGAGCGGTCAGGACAAGACAGAAGACCCCACCGAAAAACGCAAGCGCAGCGCGCGCGAAAAAGGCGAGATCGCCCGCTCCAAGGAGTTGAACACGGTGGCGGTGACCCTGGCCGGCGCCGGCGGCCTGCTGATGTTTGGCGGGTACTTGGCCGAGACGCTCCTGAGCGTGATGCGCATGAACTTCAGCCTGACCCGTGACATGATCGTCGACGAGCGCGCCATGGGTGCGTTTTTGCTGGCCTCGGGCAAGATGGCGATCTGGGCAGTGCAGCCTGTGCTCATCCTGCTGTTCGTGATCTCTTTCGTAGCCCCGATCATGCTGGGTGGTTTCCTGTTTTCTGGCAGCCTGCTGCAGCCGAAATTCAGCCGCATGAACCCGCTGTCGGGGATCAAGCGCATGTTCTCGATGCATGCCTTGACCGAGTTGCTTAAGGCGTTGGCCAAGTTTTTCGTGATCCTGATCGTCGCGGTGGTGGTGTTGGTCGGTGACCGCCAGGCATTGCTGTCGATTGCCAATGAGCCCTTGGAGCAGGCAATCATTCACAGTGTCCAGGTGGTGGGGTGGAGTGCGTTGTGGATGTCGGCGGGGCTGCTGCTGATTGCGGCTGCGGACGTGCCGTTCCAGCTGTGGCAGACGCACAAGAAAATGAAGATGACCAAGCAGGAAGTGCGTGACGAGTACAAGGACTCGGAGGGCAAGCCTGAGGTCAAGCAGCGTATTCGCCAGTTGCAGCGTGAGGCATCGCAGCGGCGCATGATGGCGGCCGTACCGCAGGCAGACGTAATTATCACCAACCCGACGCACTATGCCGTGGCCCTGCAGTACGACCCGGAGAAGGGCGGGGTGGCGCCATTGCTGCTGGCCAAGGGTACCGATTTCATAGCGTTGAAGATTCGTGAGATTGGTGTCGAGCACAAGATCCAGATCCTCGAATCGCCGGCCCTGGCGCGGGCGATCTATTACTCCACCGAGCTTGAGCAGGAGATCCCGGCGGGGTTGTACCTGGCGGTGGCGCAGGTGTTGGCGTATGTGTTCCAGATTCGTCAGTACCGGTCGGGCAAGGGCAAGCGGCCGGAGCCGTTGAAGGACGATTTGCCGATCCCGCCGGATTTGCGCCGCGACAGTTAG